The window AATTGAATACTGTTTCATTCTCCTCAATCCATTCAAACCATCCACTCATCACAAGCATTGGTTATCAATCCCTAAATTCCTCTCTCTATCTTCAAGAGGTGGTATATAGAATTGGAACAAGTTTGGTCCTAGTTCTATGGTTATGAGATCTTTTGGATAACTCCAAAGTTGAGAGATGGGCACTCGTACCCAAAGAGAGAAACACTCACAAAGGAGGGAGTTTTATACCTGAAACATGCTTGAAATGGGTGGACTCGGATAAATTTGATGAGTTTTCTGGTTGGGCTTAAATGCtagtaaaaaaaaagataggcCCAAATATTGATGATCTGAACGGGGAGGGCCTGTTTTCGATTTCCAGATGTTTCGAGGACAGGTGTAACTCTCCCCCTCTCTCAAGTCTCACGTCTCGTATAAATCCATTGTTGATAAGCGTAGATGCTGACAAAGGTCATTTTCTTCTTTCAATCTTTCATATAAAAGACGACTCCTTTCAAATTCTTACCGCTTTTCTATCTGCGGAGTATAGAATCTCTCTTTTCGTCTGAAATCTCTCAATAACCGAAGCATTCAGACgctcttctctttcttttggaagccctctctcttgccccgcaaaagtaattgaaaccctaatttaacATTTTGCTTCCAAAAGCTGCGTTCTCTCATATGCGCactgttttcttttctattctaTACTGAAATCGGAAAGCCGCTGTTGAACCGTGTAGAACCAGGGTTTGTTTTATCATTGAATTATTACTGACCAACTACTAAAAATTTTCAACACTGAATTGATATTCATACAATTCAGAGCTTTTCTAGGTTGTAATTCTCACATtctaagaagaagaaagaggcaGTTACTATACCAGGAAAAGGTGGGTAGGAGTAGCTGGCCACCGGGCCCTGGTTTGTCGTGGGGGGGGGGGTGAGTTTGGAACTCGACGCATAGAGAGAAAGGGAGGGGGGGGGGTTGTGTGCTGGGGGTAATGGCAGATCCTCAGGGTGGCGGCTTTGAAGGGAGCCAACCGGTGGATCTCTCCAAGCACCCTTCTGGAATTGTCCCTACTCTCCAGTAAGTACTAATTACTCGTCACTGTTCTCCATTTGCCCTTCTTTAgctctatatttttttttaatatggtAAGTGTATGTAGGTGCTTTATGCGTgggaaatatatatatttttaaatcaacCTTGTGAGTTGGTGTGATTCTTGTGGGTACTAAGTACTCGTCATTGTTCTCCAATTGCCCCCCTTCTTTAGctctatttttttccttcttttttttaatatggtAAGTGTATGTCGGTGCTTTATGCGTgggaaattaaaaataaaaaatcaatctTGTGAGTTGGTGTGATTCTTGTAGGTAATAATTACTCGTCATTGTTCTCCAATTGCCCTTCTTTAGCTAATATTTGGTGAAAAGCTGAACAATTCATATCTGCCTCTTCATTCCCTTGCATGTTATGAATATCTTTGAGCTCTATTTCGTCATTTGCCAGTGGTCTTTTAGTTGGATATGTTACTTGTCAAAATGAGACTTGCTATTTTTTCACTGGTATGCCTTTTTGATTCAAATTCTTCACATATTTAGGAACATTGTGTCAACTGTCAACCTGGACTGCAAATTGGATCTCAAAGCAATTGCTCTGCAGGCTCGAAATGCAGAGTACAACCCAAAGGTAGGTAATAATCTGTGCTGTCTTTCTACTTTGCGGGTTGAGATTTGTAGCAGTATGCTTTATGGGTTGGGATGTTTGTTCATGTAAGATGAGTGAAACAAATGTTATGCATCCCCTGTTGAAATCTTTTGTTACATGTGACAAATTTAGGTTCaggaaattttaatttatttgccTTTTTCTGCCAACAAAATCCTTATGTTACTGCCTTTTTGTAATTTTAAAAGGCTGTGTCTCCCTGGAAAATATCTTTAGATCTCCAATTCAATCTTCTGTGCCAGCCACAGGCTttatcttttcttcctttttttccgaCTTCATCAGAGCCATAtttatttggtttgttttgcTGTATCTCCTTTCTGCCAACCAAATCTAGACTTTGTTGCATGTTAACCAATTCAAAATGTGCGGTCtctccaacatttttttttctgtacCTGTAGGTTCACAGTTCTAACTTGCTTGGAAGCTGATTCTTAGCATTTCATTGAAGAATAAATCATTATAAATCATTATACTACCTGTTTCGAGTTTCAACTTTTTAAAAAGTTGGCAAATGAGGAACTTCTACAAATGTCTCAATGTTGAGTATTTAATTTGGTATGTTCGATTACTGTTATTTTATACGGTTAAGTATTTTGAGTAGTAGGAGTTTCTTATAGGATATTACTGTTTTTTTCAATCTGTCAAAGTAAAGGTGTCTTTTTCAAGTTAAAGGAAAATGCTTATACTGCAAGGTAGCATTTCTTGAATAATCCTCCATACTAATTTCTGCAAAGATATTCGATTGTAACATATTTATCTTATTATGCAATGAAGCAATCGACAATGTTTCTATATACTGATATTTTACTATTTAACATGCTTTCAGCGTTTTGCTGCTGTTATCATGAGGATTAGAGAACCCAAAACGACAGCACTCATTTTTGCTTCTGGAAAGATGGTGAGTACTAAATAGCTGTTGAGGCATGTATGGCATTTTCTgccttttaattttaaaaacagCCTATTTAGTGATTTTGGATTACAAGatatgttctttttttgttgtgaaatctcttcttctccttcttagGATTCAAGTCAATTTGCTTGCAAACCTTTGTTTCACAACACCTGTCTAGTCTCTTCTTGTGTTTTCTGCTTCTTAAGTTCTGCTCGGCACGTCCTTTGGCCATCACTATTAATTTCTTGTCACACTGACTCAGGTCTGTACAGGAGCAAAGAGTGAGCAGCAGTCAAAATTGGCAGCTCGGAAGGTAGATGCAATATCTAATTACAtttgtttttttggggggggggggcaatATGATGATTTCCGTGCACTTTGGAATGTATTTGGTACCTTGAGCATTTTGTTACATTCTCGAGCTTTGTTTTCAAACGTTCAGTCCGTGTTTATACTTAAGGATATGTCTTTCTTATTGTTGTTCTTTTCAGTATGCTAGAATTATCCAAAAGCTTGGATTTCCAGCAAAGTTTAAGGTATTGACATTTTCCTCTGCACCCTCTTGCAACCCCCCATCCCCACCACTTGCAACCCACCaaacacaaaaagaaataaaggaaaagaaaaaaaaacctgaAAGGGTATTCTCTAATTCCTAGACATGGAAAGAGAATATTTTGCACTTTGGGTACATGTTTTCGAGTCTTTTCGCTTTTGAAAGTTCAATGTTTGTACTATTCTACTTTGTCTTATTGGAAAGTGGTTGATTTTTAGGATTTCAAGATTCAGAACATAGTTGGCTCATGTGACGCGAAATTTCCTATTAGACTTGAAGGCCTTGCCTATGCCCATGGTGCTTTTTCAAGTGTAAGTTACTAGATTCCTTTGTTTATCTAATGATTTACACATTTTCTTTGTGCTGCTTTAGGGACCTTGTCGAGGATAACTAGTTATACCCCATGTccagaagaaaaaggaaaaaggaacagTAACATGGATCTCATAAGTTCATCttaatggattttttttttgtatggatTCGTTACTTCTCTTGCTGAAAGGTAAGTGAGAATTTAGTGTCAATAATCTTCTTAGTTATCTTTAGCTCTTTGTAACGGGCAATGTGATATGGGATGTTAGTGCTGAGATGTGCTTAAGCATACTTGGTTTAAAGAAACTTTTGGTTATTATGCATGCAACTCTTTACTGGCCTATTCTAGTAAATCCTTCAAATGGTTTATTAGCTTGAGAACATAAAAAATGCTAGATTAGATGTTTGTTAATAGTGGCCCTGGATTGTGTTAACCATGCTTTGCCCAGCTGTTCAACCCACATGATATAAGGGATGGTCTCTATGGTATATGAAGGGTTAAATTGATAACTTTGGCAAGAGTTTGTGCATTTCACTGGATACTGACTTGCTGTGGTCTTTGCAAGGAAACTATGGAACTTTTCAAACTATGTATGACTTCGGGTGGAAAAGTTTGTTTGGAACTTTTCAATCTATATCAGAAACGTTCAAGACATCATCTAATTGACATAATTTGAATGGCATACCTGTGGTGGTAAAAGTATGTAATAGAGATTGTTTTATCATGTCTTTATCATGCATGAGTTAAGATTTTTCCGGGCTCATAGATATTTTACTGATTACTTGAACTTTGACAACCTCATCACTGGCAAATTGTAGCATGTGTGcaggaaaaaaatatattgtagaaaaaattaatataattacAATTTGGTTGCTGAAAAGAAATTAGAATTTAAAGCTTGTCTATCCAATGTCACTGAGAATATCTAGACGTAAAAGGAAGAATCTTGATTATGTACTTGTTGTACTGAGCAGCGCTAGTTTTGATTCTTGCAGTATGAACCCGAACTGTTCCCGGGATTAATCTATCGGATGAAACAACCAAAAATTGTTTTGCTTATCTTTGTTTCTGGAAAGATTGTTCTCACTGGTGCAAAGGTATGGTATTCTCTACTTGAAAATGTTTTTCGTATGGTATCATTCATTTTTGGTGTTCTATTCTGGCtgtcctcttcttcttcttcctctctctctctctctctcttaaattTGATATCTGCATTTCGTTTTCAGGTTAGGGATGAGACTTACACTGCCTTTGAGAACATATATCCTGTTCTTACTGAGTTCAGAAAGAATCAGCAATGGTATGATCAATGATGTTTGTCGATTATGCTTTATTAGCTTAAGATTTTAATGCTTTAAATTTGTTTCTGAAGTGCTTTTGCCATGAATTATTGTTGTGGTAAACCCTAGATGGTTGAGATAAGCTTGTTGTGAAATAAAAAGAGATGATAAATATCATTAATCATGGTATTTGATTGGGGATGTGAGTGCTTGAAGTATTGATTGTGTACTCATAAAGTTTCTGTGTGGTTGGTTGACAAATTAGTAACTTCACTCAGACATTTTAATTAATGCGAGTTTGGGCTGAAATGGCTGTGGTTAGTTTTGCATGCCATAGAAGATGATGTAGACATGTTGATTATGGTTGAACAAGGAAAATTTGAAACAGGTGACAAGTTGAAATCCAAGATAGCCCGTCGACAGaggggtttttctttttttttttttctctgttgGAACAGTAGAGAAATTAATTCTGCAGTAAcctaaaagaaaaatttttcagtAGAAGTCAAGCacaactttttttcctttttgcattTGTTAAGTTAGCTAGCGTGAAACCAAACCCATTTCGCTCCTGATTCTTTAATTTCCTTTGAGAAGCATTtacaaaaaaaagggggaaattaaaaaaaaaaagaaagaaatagggAACTGGGGTGTCTTGGGATTGAACCATTCTAAGCTTGGAAAAGATTATGTTAGATCAAGGATGCTTTTGTAGTTTATCAGATGGTCAATATATACTTTGATCCATATTTGTCATGCAGCTCCCCCACACCATATTCTGCTTCTTGCGTCAATTCTTAGTGAATTGGTTAATTCATATTTGTCAATTTTATATGCTTTCTCGCAGATTCAGTTGGGAGATTGGTGCTCTTGATCAAGTTGACAACGGACTTACTTCCAATGTGCTGTGTAACTGTAAATATTTGAGAGATCCTTCAAGTACGTTATGTCACATATGGATAAAATTGTGATAAGAAGACCGTTCCAGGACTAGAAAATAATAGACTGCTTAGAAAATGATAGTCTTTGAACCGGACTAGGGGAAGTTACCAACTGGTGAATCCGGATGTTTTATTTTGAGCCTAGACTCAAAACTACTTCACTGTGCGAAATTAGCTTCAATATCCCCTATTCACAGTTCAAAGTATtggggtggggtggggtggggtAGGAGTGCAGAGTTAGGAATGATGAATGGAAGGAATTGGTTGCTATGTTCTATAAATTTTCAATGCATATTTTCCTCTTTCAACAAATGGATACAAACAGCATGCATGTTCATGTAGACTTGTGATTCTGCGTCTTATCTTGCACCCTCTGAATTGGAGGCGAGCAACAGAAACCATTCTTGGGTGAGCCATAATAGACTGCAATGCACAACTACATTGAAAGGGGTAGACGTGCTCTTCCCATCTCAGCAGGTGAGGTGCCGATTGTATTCAAATCAAGCAGTTCACTGCTCTGACTTGACAGCTCTTCTAAATAAAGTAGAGCTGCATATTCTCTAATAGTTTACAGTGGATTTGATTGCATCCAATACCTGcaattcaaaggaaaaaaaggagcTCATTAGACAAGGCCTAAAATGCCATTTCAAACTGATGGAAGATCTGAAGTGCCAAACCTTATTCTTTGTAGGCAAGTAGAAGGGTTcgaaaacaagaggaaaagggGTGTCCAGGCCACATACTCGTGTAACAGGTGCTTCCAACTGCAAAACCCATCTAGTCAATCAAATACTTGGGTCACATATTATGATCTGGTAAAATTCTTTAGTGCCCCCTGTAGCATGATCAATGCACATCCGCACATTCGTGCAGTTCAACCAATGCAAAATAGTTAAGTTACAACATGCAACATCCGTGCAGCTAAACTTTACCCTTGCTCTATGAAAGAGGTCCAGAAAAGCTTATAGAGAATATGCCTAATACACTGTAAGGATAATAGTTTTGTGTCACTAGGACTGCTGGAATTTACAACAAAAGGGGATGAAATATCAccatatcaaaaacatcaaaaaccatAGTCATGTTTGAGTTCTTTACCTGTAGACTTCAACTTTCTCAAAGCTGTTATTTACTGAAAAAGCTATTTAAGAAACTGAAAGCTTGTTTATTTTCACAAGCTATCAAATATTCAAAAGGACATCAAGCACTACTACTCAAAATCACTTTTTGAAGCTTGGAAAACAGTAAAAACTTGgaccaaaagaaaacaagaacacCTGAAAACAGCTTTTGGGGTTAAAAATGCCAGAATCAGTACTGAAGGATACACCCAAATATACAAGTTACTTCCGCATTCCTAGGTCATACCTACCATGATGCCACTCATAGTATCTCCTTGGTTATCCTTTCTCATTTGTCCATTTAAACAAAATTCCTAAAACTGTCTTCTAAGTCCATAGAATTCTCATCAAAGCATGGAGACAAACACAAACATTTTTTTAGGCAAGCATGAAGTTCCTTACATATGTTAAAAACATCAGTAGCAGTTTTGACATGTCAGAAAAACCTTGACTGGCAAAGCAACAAATCCTGGAGAAGTAAAAACGAACCTGTAACGCTACAAATGCACTCCAGATGTGAACAGATCTTAGTTGACATTCCTAATTTAGTGTACTTTAGTCACTTAAATTAACACAAAATACCTTCCCCAGGAAATTATCAACACAAATTCTCATGATCTAGAGTTATTTGCAATCTGCTCCCCAAAGATGTTCCTGTCACTGGTTCTCGTAAACTTCTATCTTCAAGCACATCTAGAAGTATATATGTAACAAACTTTCCATTCCATTTCCTTCATGAGTAAACTAAAATCTTAAGAACCTGAAGTGTGGTTCAGAGTCCAATCTCACTTCATAAAGAAGCTTAGAGTGAAAAGGAAAACCAacacttttcttgaaaataaaagaaataggtGTGAAGAAAGAGTTATAAAAATTAACAGCCTACCCTCAAGAAGCAGCGTTCAACAATAGaggcagaaatttcagcaccaAATCCACCTGTAATTGGGGCTTCATGGCTTATCTAGATATAAGAAAACCACGCATAGTTTGTCAAGGATACCATAACCAGTATTGGAGAGTGCATGTTGAAGGTAATGATTATGCTTACCAGAAGCCTCCCAGTCTTCCTAACAGAGGCTACTACAGTGTCCTTATCCCATGGTATCAGCGTCTTTAAGTCTATTAGTTCACAAGAAATGCCATCCTAAAACACCAGATGGCATACAGATTAGGTCAATAAAAAGTGAATCTAGGGGAGAACGTTAGTGCTAAAAAATGactcaaaacaagagagaaCTGCACATGTTGACCAATGAACTAAGAGGGCCATGGAAGGGGCAACAGAGATACGATAGACAGTACGTCGCCACCCTACCAACTTGAAAGCTGAAAAGTTGTCAATAATAAGTGCTTAGTACACCTTGTCACGATTTCTTGAAGCCAAATAGAAACTATTAGAAGAATTAACCTTTTCAGCATCAACGCAGGCCTGTTCCATAATTGCTAGCTGTGCTCCCCAACCAACAAGCGTTATATCAGCTCCTTCTCGAATCACCTGAATTTTAAGCATGTGATTCTTTGGATTAAGTtctgagataaaaaaaaactgtaCATAAATGGCATTAACATACCTCAGCTTGTGACAGAGGCAACATGTAATCATTTTCTGGAACCTCTTCCACAGCTAAACGGTAAAGCCACTAAAATATGATAAGAGAAACAGTAAGTACTGAAACCCATATTGATTTTTTATGCTAATGACTGTAAAGGAAATCAAATACGGGCATATACCACATACCTTTGGTTCGAAAAAAACAACTGGATTTGGGTCTCGTATGCAGGATAACAACAACCCTTTTGCTTGCTGTGGACTCCGTGGAACTACCACCTAGAGCGGTGTGTACATAGAAATTGATAAGTATGGTACAATCagttaggggaaaaaaaaaaactcatccaGTTTAGTGGACAAAAATTTTCGAAACAAAGAGGAACCATAAAGTATACACCTCCCCTCCATTATTTCCCCTTCAAGACCAAACATAAATCACATGCTTGAAACTTTTCATGAAATGAAGCACTAGACCTGTGTAATATGTTGTATATGGAAGTTAATATGATTGCTCAGTGATGCAAAGAACTGTACTAATGAAATGATCCTAGTGAAATATATCTACATCGCATGAAATTTACTCACTTCAGATGGTAAATGATACTGTCAACAGGTATCTTGgaaggaaaacatctagtcactatattatgagtgaccaactagtatttataggagtacaaccctaacaaactatttacaaaaatacccttactaatttattatctacaataatacttatattctcttaacagATACATTTACTCATTGCAATCAATTAACGAATTCTCATGCAAGTTGACCTTTCACGAAGTGAACATATATATAATGAGTTATATGTTCATTATGTCTATGAAgttacaaaatttaacaaaaccAACATGTATTCTATTCATTATACTTCTTAAAAGAATATCAATATCATTGTTTCCGGTGAACCACCATTTCTTCACATCTTATTTATTTAAAGTTTGTTAAAATGATGAACAACATGGTAACATAAAAAACCTCACTGCAACCTGTGATGATTTCCCTATACTACCTTTATTGACCTATAAGTTTACATTATCAAATGTTGCCGATAAGTTTAAGCTGGGAGGCACAAGAAACGATATAAATTGTGTCTCCCAACTCAAAACAAAATTATGTATGGATTAAGGATAAAGCTGAGACAACTTAAGAACTAGAGAGCAAAGAATCAGTCAAAATAATTCTTCTTTTCAGGTTTTGAAGTACATAAAGTTGTTATTATATTGTCTCAGGAAAGATGTACATGTCAACAAATCTGACAATTCTGAAAACATTGTCATCACAGATGTCACCAATAGTGATGATACATCACAAGGATTTCTCCCTCCAATTAACTTTTTCTTTCTCACTTCAGTTGTGTcttagttatttatttattgatcTTCAGAATAATCATTTGAAACCAATAATATTTTAGTCCCACATACTGAACAAGATATTAGGAATCCAAACTGATTAGAAGAAAAAGCAGCAAATGTATACAGTCTTGCATTTATTCTGATGCTGTTTACATCAACCAAGGATGCATGAAAAGAGGCTGAAAACACCAATGCAATGCCAACCAAAGGTTTACCTTTATACCAGGGACGTGACAGAAAAAAGCTTCAGGAGATTGTGAGTGGTAATGCCCACCATGACCTACAGCTCCATAAGGTGCTCTTATAGTCAAGCctggaaaggaaaagaaaaatgtgatgAACCTTGTACACCTTGAATAACTAGGAAGAGAAATTGTAAATTACCTCCACAGTTGAACTGGTTACCACTTCGATATCTGAACTTAGCAGCCTCATTCACAATCTGCGAAGCAAAATACCAATTCCCAGTTACTTATTTGTAAGGATATACTAGTGTTGACTCTAGGGAGGATGCAGACCTGATCAAAAGCAGGGAAAATATAATCTgcaaattgaatttctgcaatgGCCCGATTTCCCTGGAATTCAAAATGGCAATGCAAGGCAAAGAGAAGAagccaaaaaaaacaaaaaaaaaaaagagaggatgtTAATGCTCTATAGAATTCGTGTTCAATATTACATCCAAAAAGCTTGAAACTTTGAACTTACCATTGCTGCTAGACCGATACCAAATCCAACAATTCCCTGTTAGTAAAATTTGTGTATAACCAAAGTCAGCCAGCCAACATAAACAAGAGAACGTGTATTTGAAAATATAATAGTTATCTGAAATCCTAGTGCTACAACcatttttcctttgcttttctTCTGTTCTCCAGTAGCAGATCCCAAAAAAGGGACATTGACAGAAGTGTAGGTGGTGCTGGGTTACCTGTTCACAGAGAGGGGTGTTGAAAACCCTGTTTTTGCCAAATTGATCAGCTAAACCGGTGGTGCAACGAAAGACACCACCAAAGCTGACATCTTCCCCAAATACATAAGCACTGAAACAGATCGTAAGAGTTTTAATGACTGCACCTCATCCAAGTACAATATAGATAGA is drawn from Coffea arabica cultivar ET-39 chromosome 1c, Coffea Arabica ET-39 HiFi, whole genome shotgun sequence and contains these coding sequences:
- the LOC113732076 gene encoding 2-oxoisovalerate dehydrogenase subunit beta 1, mitochondrial-like isoform X2 yields the protein MADGSLRKIGRFCLIFCKQKKNRTEGCCVCTATKIGRRGSGGGRERGFSTTTATTEEKRSPQQQHSQGNDNKKSSNINLFTAINQALRIALETDPRAYVFGEDVSFGGVFRCTTGLADQFGKNRVFNTPLCEQGIVGFGIGLAAMGNRAIAEIQFADYIFPAFDQIVNEAAKFRYRSGNQFNCGGLTIRAPYGAVGHGGHYHSQSPEAFFCHVPGIKVVVPRSPQQAKGLLLSCIRDPNPVVFFEPKWLYRLAVEEVPENDYMLPLSQAEVIREGADITLVGWGAQLAIMEQACVDAEKDGISCELIDLKTLIPWDKDTVVASVRKTGRLLISHEAPITGGFGAEISASIVERCFLRMGFAVGSTCYTSMWPGHPFSSCFRTLLLAYKE
- the LOC113741167 gene encoding TATA-box-binding protein-like codes for the protein MADPQGGGFEGSQPVDLSKHPSGIVPTLQNIVSTVNLDCKLDLKAIALQARNAEYNPKRFAAVIMRIREPKTTALIFASGKMVCTGAKSEQQSKLAARKYARIIQKLGFPAKFKDFKIQNIVGSCDAKFPIRLEGLAYAHGAFSSYEPELFPGLIYRMKQPKIVLLIFVSGKIVLTGAKVRDETYTAFENIYPVLTEFRKNQQ
- the LOC113732076 gene encoding 2-oxoisovalerate dehydrogenase subunit beta 1, mitochondrial-like isoform X1, whose amino-acid sequence is MADGSLRKIGRFCLIFCKQKKNRTEGCCVCTATKIGRRGSGGGRERGFSTTTATTEEKRSPQQQHSQGNDNKKSSNINLFTAINQALRIALETDPRAYVFGEDVSFGGVFRCTTGLADQFGKNRVFNTPLCEQGIVGFGIGLAAMGNRAIAEIQFADYIFPAFDQIVNEAAKFRYRSGNQFNCGGLTIRAPYGAVGHGGHYHSQSPEAFFCHVPGIKVVVPRSPQQAKGLLLSCIRDPNPVVFFEPKWLYRLAVEEVPENDYMLPLSQAEVIREGADITLVGWGAQLAIMEQACVDAEKDGISCELIDLKTLIPWDKDTVVASVRKTGRLLISHEAPITGGFGAEISASIVERCFLRLEAPVTRVCGLDTPFPLVFEPFYLPTKNKVLDAIKSTVNY